A region of Streptomyces halobius DNA encodes the following proteins:
- a CDS encoding PucR family transcriptional regulator — translation MATGHRAPHSPPAAPGATGPPPGAAAPAGGAETGSAETAPRPADLDRYLEQLARVSVTRRRLPDGYLDDIRQLAATAAARGTALRALVAALLTPACRAWPDLPGALQAQDLRELRDVTSALMRAISETTVALTEGYETAHRAAIRGEEATRREFVDDLLEGPANLGRLAERAERFGLRLVGPHTVAVARAADPFGAGDPATRYVEEALTARFSARDVLITTKDALLVCVSPGTVPEVPEHFATAVCHAVGERYTIVVSRPRPGAGGIVRSYHEARSTLDLAARLHLTTPVVHASDVLVFQVLGRDHAAITDLVAAVLGGLQAARGGPRTLLDTLTTYFASGCLNAATARRLGLSVRTVGYRLGRIRQLTGHDPTDPDQRYILQTAALGAQLLDWPARPLQPTD, via the coding sequence ATGGCGACGGGACATCGTGCCCCCCATTCCCCGCCCGCCGCACCGGGCGCCACGGGGCCGCCGCCCGGTGCCGCAGCCCCTGCGGGCGGTGCGGAGACGGGCAGTGCGGAGACCGCGCCGCGGCCCGCCGATCTCGACCGCTACCTGGAACAGCTCGCACGGGTCTCGGTCACCCGGCGACGCCTGCCGGACGGGTACCTCGACGACATACGGCAGCTGGCGGCCACCGCGGCGGCCCGGGGAACGGCCCTGCGGGCCCTGGTCGCCGCGCTCCTCACCCCGGCCTGCCGTGCCTGGCCGGACCTGCCGGGCGCCCTCCAGGCACAGGACCTCCGGGAACTCCGGGACGTCACCTCGGCACTCATGCGGGCGATCAGCGAGACGACCGTGGCACTGACCGAGGGGTACGAGACCGCGCACCGAGCGGCCATCCGCGGCGAGGAGGCCACCCGGCGGGAGTTCGTCGACGACCTCCTCGAAGGTCCCGCCAACCTCGGCCGGCTCGCCGAACGCGCCGAGCGCTTCGGGCTCCGGCTGGTCGGCCCGCACACCGTCGCCGTGGCGCGAGCGGCCGACCCGTTCGGCGCGGGCGATCCCGCCACCCGCTACGTCGAAGAAGCACTGACCGCCCGGTTCAGCGCGCGCGATGTACTGATCACCACCAAGGACGCCCTGCTCGTATGCGTCTCGCCCGGCACCGTGCCCGAGGTCCCGGAACACTTCGCCACCGCCGTGTGCCACGCGGTCGGAGAGCGGTACACCATCGTCGTCAGCCGGCCACGCCCCGGTGCCGGCGGCATCGTCCGCTCCTACCACGAGGCGCGCAGCACCCTCGACCTCGCCGCCCGGCTGCACCTGACCACCCCGGTCGTCCACGCCTCCGACGTGCTGGTCTTCCAGGTCCTCGGCCGGGACCACGCGGCCATCACCGATCTGGTGGCCGCCGTCCTCGGCGGACTGCAGGCGGCACGCGGCGGCCCCCGGACGCTGCTGGACACCCTCACCACGTACTTCGCCAGCGGCTGTCTGAACGCCGCGACGGCCCGCCGCCTCGGGCTGAGCGTCCGCACCGTCGGCTACCGCCTCGGCCGTATACGGCAGCTCACCGGCCATGACCCCACCGACCCCGACCAGCGCTACATCCTGCAGACCGCCGCACTCGGAGCCCAGCTCCTGGACTGGCCCGCCCGCCCCCTCCAGCCCACCGACTGA
- a CDS encoding NfeD family protein, whose product MPRSRPTSPLRRFAQVLLVALACLLAAPATGAAQQPTVLVTRVDDTITPVVAEHLEEGLRTAEREGHTALLVEMDTPGGLLQSTREIVQDFLGSPVPVIVHITPSGARAASAGAYIALSAHVAAMAPGTHIGAGTPVTGQGEEASEKVVNDAVAFAVSIAEQRGRNTDFARAMVREGEAVSAQEAVRTDVADLEVSSRQALLSEVDGRRVGVGPAGDRHEVVLRTAGAQVVEHELGFFGGVRQLLASPELAFLFLSIGTLAVIYELASPGMGLGGVIGAVLLVLGFVALSVLPFNVGGLLLLGLAAALFAAEVLTPGIGVFAAGGTVALAFSGVLLFRGELGVDPAVLWPVAVVVGGGSVLAGRLAWRARRAPATTGHERLLGSEAVVRHADGGTGQVLLDGAWWTVRGRDTVLTEGQHVRVVDRDGLELIVESAGPRRAQGTEQEEGS is encoded by the coding sequence GTGCCCCGAAGTCGTCCCACCTCACCGCTGCGGAGGTTCGCCCAGGTCCTCCTGGTGGCGCTGGCCTGCCTGCTCGCCGCTCCCGCCACGGGTGCGGCGCAGCAGCCGACCGTACTGGTGACACGGGTCGACGACACCATCACCCCCGTCGTCGCCGAACACCTGGAGGAAGGGCTCCGCACGGCCGAGCGCGAAGGCCACACCGCGCTGCTCGTCGAGATGGACACCCCGGGCGGGCTGCTGCAGTCCACCCGGGAGATCGTCCAGGACTTTCTCGGCTCACCGGTGCCGGTCATCGTCCACATCACCCCGTCCGGGGCGCGGGCGGCGTCGGCCGGCGCCTACATCGCGCTGTCGGCGCACGTCGCCGCGATGGCGCCAGGCACCCACATCGGCGCCGGCACCCCGGTCACCGGTCAGGGGGAGGAGGCGAGCGAGAAGGTGGTCAACGACGCGGTCGCCTTCGCCGTCTCGATCGCCGAGCAGCGCGGCCGGAACACGGATTTCGCCCGCGCCATGGTGCGGGAGGGCGAGGCGGTCTCCGCCCAGGAGGCCGTGCGGACCGACGTGGCCGACCTGGAGGTCTCGTCCCGGCAGGCGCTGCTGAGCGAGGTGGACGGCCGCCGTGTCGGCGTCGGACCGGCCGGGGACCGGCACGAGGTCGTCCTCCGGACGGCCGGTGCCCAGGTGGTGGAGCACGAACTGGGCTTCTTCGGCGGAGTGCGGCAGCTGCTGGCCAGTCCCGAACTGGCCTTTCTGTTCCTGTCGATCGGCACCCTGGCCGTGATCTACGAGCTGGCCAGCCCCGGCATGGGACTCGGCGGCGTCATCGGCGCCGTCCTGCTCGTCCTCGGGTTCGTCGCGCTGAGCGTGCTGCCCTTCAACGTCGGGGGACTGCTGCTCCTCGGCCTGGCCGCCGCGCTGTTCGCCGCCGAAGTGCTCACCCCCGGTATCGGCGTTTTCGCCGCCGGGGGAACCGTCGCCCTGGCGTTCTCCGGAGTCCTGCTGTTCCGCGGCGAGCTGGGCGTGGATCCCGCCGTGCTCTGGCCGGTCGCGGTGGTGGTCGGAGGCGGCTCCGTCCTCGCCGGGCGGCTGGCCTGGCGTGCCCGCCGGGCCCCGGCCACCACGGGACACGAACGGCTGCTGGGCAGCGAGGCCGTGGTCCGCCATGCCGACGGCGGCACCGGTCAGGTGCTGCTCGACGGCGCGTGGTGGACGGTCCGCGGGCGGGACACGGTCCTCACCGAGGGACAGCACGTCCGCGTCGTCGACCGCGACGGCCTGGAACTGATCGTCGAAAGCGCCGGGCCCCGCCGGGCGCAGGGCACCGAACAGGAGGAAGGATCATGA